The sequence TATCCGCTCTTCCTAGCCTCGGCCGCATGATTCGTTTGTCAGGTCTCTCCCGGCTCGCCCGGCTCGGCGCGGCGGTCGCCGTGCTCGGCGCCTCCACTCTGCTGAGCACTCCGGGCGCGGCCCAGGCCGTCGCGAACGGCACTACGGTCGCCGAGGGTCAGTACACCTTCTCCACCAAGCTCACCATGACCAACATTCCGCGTTCGGACGGGACCGTCTACGACAGTGCCTGCTCGGGCGCGCTCGTCGCTCCGCAGTGGATCATCACGGCGGGACACTGCTTTCACGACACGTCCGGCAACCGGGTCAGCGGCGCGGTTCCGTACGCGACCACCGCCACCGTCGGGCGCGCGGACCTGGCCGCTACCACCGGGTACGTCATCGACGTCACCGAGGTGCGCCAAGCGGGCCGCCAGGACGTGGCGCTCGCGAAGCTCGCCACCCCCATCACCGACATCGCTCCACTGCCGGTGAGCGCCGTGGCACCGAAGACCGGCACCATTGTGCGGATGACCGGCTGGGGTGCCACCGGTTCGGTGAACCCGGCCCCGAGCCCGCTGCTGCAGACCGGCCAGTTCAAGATCAACCGGGTCTCCGGTGCCTCCGTGATGGTGGTCGGCTATGCACCGAGCACCACCACCAGCGCCTGCCTGTGGGACTCCGGCGCGCCGTACTTCACTGAGAACGTGGACGGCAGCCAGACGCTGGTGTCCGTCGAGTCCGACGGCCCGGCCTGCCCGCACTCCCGTGAGGAGACCACCGAGCGGGTCGACTGGCTCGCCGACTGGATCCGTCAGACCACGGCCTGAGCTGAGGTCCTGATCCAACGAAGTCTCGGTGGCGTCCGGTGATCCGGTCGCCACCGCTTCCTTTGGCCTGCCCGAGTACGTCGAAACCGACGCCCACCGCGCCCGCCGGCCGCAGCCGGCGATGTATCCCAACGATAGCGGCCGATGTACGCCGCATCCCTAGCTTGTTGCCCACATGTGAATACCTGACCTCGGAGGGTTACGGGTGAGACAGAGACTACGAGGGCCACTGATCGTGGCCTTGGTGCTGGCCCTGGTGGCCACGCTGGGCGGGATGGAAACGCTCCGCCAGTACCAACCGGACCCGGCGGCCACTGCCTCGGCCGGTGACGACGACATCCTGACCCGGCTCGGCA comes from Micromonospora purpureochromogenes and encodes:
- a CDS encoding S1 family peptidase, which translates into the protein MIRLSGLSRLARLGAAVAVLGASTLLSTPGAAQAVANGTTVAEGQYTFSTKLTMTNIPRSDGTVYDSACSGALVAPQWIITAGHCFHDTSGNRVSGAVPYATTATVGRADLAATTGYVIDVTEVRQAGRQDVALAKLATPITDIAPLPVSAVAPKTGTIVRMTGWGATGSVNPAPSPLLQTGQFKINRVSGASVMVVGYAPSTTTSACLWDSGAPYFTENVDGSQTLVSVESDGPACPHSREETTERVDWLADWIRQTTA